A region of Rhodamnia argentea isolate NSW1041297 chromosome 9, ASM2092103v1, whole genome shotgun sequence DNA encodes the following proteins:
- the LOC115752965 gene encoding protein DOG1-like 4, protein MRTQEGEKFTDYFEKWVCRLEEYSQQLHSASREASITEQELRALVSKLTAHHKEYYTTKWAAAAVGGGGDVFAFFSPPWSTLLENAYSWLTGWKPSAAFRVVEALRARGAAMAEDQMKRIEQLRARIRLEEERVEREMERQQVAVADRRMVELARLAGRRGEASAAAAATADKVDGLVDAAVKGLASGLERIMKAADCVRLKTLKGLLDELSPSQGVEFLAAMSTLQVQVRRWGKKRQSQAEHKSSEAH, encoded by the coding sequence ATGAGAACCCAAGAGGGGGAGAAGTTCACGGACTACTTCGAGAAGTGGGTGTGCCGGCTCGAGGAGTACTCTCAGCAGCTCCACAGCGCGTCCAGGGAGGCCTCCATCACCGAGCAGGAGCTCCGGGCCCTCGTCTCCAAGCTCACGGCCCACCACAAGGAGTACTACACCACCAAGTGGGCTGCGGCGGCTGTGGGGGGCGGCGGCGACGTCTTCGCCTTCTTCTCGCCGCCTTGGTCGACCCTGCTCGAGAACGCCTACTCCTGGCTCACCGGCTGGAAGCCCTCCGCGGCGTTCCGCGTCGTCGAGGCGCTGCGGGCGAGGGGCGCGGCCATGGCGGAGGACCAGATGAAGAGGATCGAGCAGCTGAGGGCGAGGATCAGGCTCGAGGAGGAGAGGGTGGAGCGCGAGATGGAGCGGCAGCAGGTCGCGGTGGCGGACCGTAGGATGGTCGAGCTCGCGCGCCTCGCGGGCCGGCGGGGCGaggcctccgccgccgccgcggccaCTGCTGACAAGGTGGACGGGCTCGTGGACGCGGCGGTGAAGGGCCTCGCGAGCGGGCTGGAGCGGATCATGAAGGCCGCGGACTGCGTGCGACTGAAGACGCTGAAGGGGTTGCTGGACGAGCTGAGCCCGTCGCAGGGCGTGGAGTTCCTGGCCGCCATGTCGACGCTGCAGGTCCAGGTGCGGCGGTGGGGGAAGAAGAGGCAGAGCCAAGCCGAGCACAAGTCGAGCGAAGCACActaa